In one Dehalogenimonas formicexedens genomic region, the following are encoded:
- a CDS encoding M48 family metallopeptidase has product MNLKTEITLIRSCRRTLAIELRPDSTLLVRAPRRLSLKEIHRFILGHESWITRKKAELASRPEPAKKQFLEGEEFPVQGQSCRLKLVESASSCVNLSGNRLVFPIQLLPTARESLTKWYREYARSYITDRVRHYARIMACCPSSLRITSPRRRWGSCGPADSLNFNWRLVMAPPEIIDYVVVHELAHIRYKHHGPEFWRFVGAYFPGHKNARRWLKDHGHQLDF; this is encoded by the coding sequence TTGAACCTCAAGACGGAAATTACGCTTATCCGCTCTTGCCGGCGGACGCTGGCGATCGAATTAAGACCCGATTCGACTCTTTTAGTCCGGGCGCCGCGGCGCCTGAGCCTGAAAGAAATCCACCGCTTCATCCTGGGCCATGAAAGCTGGATCACGCGGAAAAAGGCGGAGCTTGCCTCCAGGCCTGAACCGGCCAAGAAACAGTTCCTTGAAGGTGAGGAATTCCCGGTACAAGGCCAATCCTGCCGGTTGAAGCTGGTGGAATCGGCGTCCTCCTGCGTCAACCTTTCCGGCAACCGGTTGGTCTTTCCGATACAACTTCTGCCCACCGCCCGTGAGTCCCTGACGAAATGGTACCGCGAGTATGCCCGCAGCTATATCACCGACCGGGTCAGGCACTACGCCCGTATCATGGCTTGCTGTCCTTCGTCGCTTAGAATCACCAGCCCGAGGCGGCGATGGGGCTCCTGCGGCCCGGCCGATTCGCTTAACTTCAACTGGCGGCTGGTTATGGCGCCGCCGGAGATCATCGACTACGTGGTGGTGCATGAACTGGCCCATATCCGGTACAAGCACCACGGCCCGGAGTTCTGGCGCTTTGTCGGCGCATACTTCCCGGGACACAAAAATGCCCGGCGCTGGTTGAAGGACCATGGCCACCAACTGGATTTTTAG
- a CDS encoding response regulator transcription factor has protein sequence MQEIKPKTRVLVVDDETAILRFVSAGLELAGYLPVSTTDCDEALNIVRSGNADIMLLDIFMAPVTGFDVLTKLREFSDLPVIVFTARDDVGEFAKEAGADDYLGKPFKPGDLSGKIEEVMARRGAKAG, from the coding sequence ATGCAGGAAATAAAACCGAAAACCCGGGTACTGGTAGTGGATGACGAGACCGCGATTCTGCGGTTCGTCAGCGCGGGCCTGGAGCTGGCGGGTTACCTGCCGGTATCCACCACCGACTGCGATGAAGCTCTCAATATTGTCAGATCAGGAAACGCCGACATCATGCTCCTGGACATTTTCATGGCCCCGGTAACCGGTTTCGACGTGTTGACCAAGCTCAGAGAATTTTCAGACCTGCCGGTGATTGTCTTCACCGCCCGGGACGACGTCGGCGAATTTGCCAAAGAAGCCGGGGCTGACGACTACCTGGGCAAGCCCTTCAAACCGGGAGACCTCTCCGGGAAGATCGAGGAAGTCATGGCGCGGCGCGGCGCCAAAGCCGGCTAG
- a CDS encoding flavodoxin family protein yields MNVLGLSGSPRMGGNTEQLLYEFLRGARDAGAETRVIEVAELNISGCLHCDYCSRTGECKINDDMTLIYDALSAADVIVVASPLHFMSITAQLKAAIDRCQCIWARKYLLKQPPVEPVKPRKGFFISVGGRKGQTLFEPARATIKALFIVLDVQYAGELLFSDVDEAGAIRNVPGALERAFEAGSKLVQ; encoded by the coding sequence GTGAACGTCCTCGGCCTGTCCGGAAGCCCCCGGATGGGCGGCAACACGGAGCAGCTCCTCTACGAATTTCTGCGAGGCGCCAGGGATGCCGGAGCCGAAACCCGCGTTATCGAAGTCGCCGAGCTGAACATTTCGGGCTGTCTGCACTGTGACTACTGCTCCCGCACCGGCGAGTGCAAGATTAATGACGACATGACCCTGATCTACGACGCTTTGTCCGCCGCCGATGTCATCGTCGTCGCTTCCCCATTGCACTTCATGTCGATAACTGCCCAACTTAAGGCTGCCATAGACCGGTGCCAATGCATATGGGCTCGCAAATACCTTTTGAAACAGCCGCCCGTCGAACCGGTCAAGCCCCGGAAAGGCTTTTTCATTTCCGTCGGCGGGCGTAAGGGGCAAACCCTTTTCGAACCCGCCAGGGCAACCATTAAAGCTCTCTTCATCGTCCTCGATGTCCAATACGCCGGCGAGCTGCTGTTTTCCGATGTCGATGAAGCCGGGGCCATCAGGAACGTTCCCGGGGCACTGGAACGGGCTTTCGAGGCGGGGAGCAAGCTGGTACAATAA
- a CDS encoding PAS domain S-box protein: MTGYTGKDFNLLFSKMSEGVAIHELIFDSAGKPVDYRILDVNPSFETLTSIPKSKAAGARASEIYGTGTAPFLEIYSRASSSGKPESFETYFPPMEKYFSISVVSMHHGVFATIFNDITELKKAANRTEQLNQFLLALRNVNQLITHVKRDPQRLIDEITRTLVQSCNYSHVWMVLLNRDHQATAVTSSSPSEYWDKLNQEFKKDNIPPCAKDAIEKGKTVVVSAISDYCTHCPLARSEITKLVAPLVHDNKLWGVIAVDIASGAFIGEEELSLFDEMAGDIAFALSDIENEEARIRTEKALAESEIRYHSLFNNSNDAIYVHIEGITGRFIDVNDRACQLLGYSREELLEMCPNDINDPDYFSRMPENPESLLKDGKGVFEMVHVAKDGRRIPVELSTGPLTLGGVSLYMTIARDLTERKKTEAELKNLSKFPEENPNPVVRVAEDGTLLYANPASSPVIEFFGASTGEKVRDDLGTMVKAVLGGQTPDRLEIKWQDKIYRFVLAPISESRYVNFYGEDITKRRKSEKALAESESRFRSLFEHMINGFTYCQMIFEGDNPVDFIYIQVNEAFPVLTGLDNVTGKKVSEVIPGIRESDPILFERYGRVALTGIPERFETYVEALKMWFEIAVYSPAKGYFVAVFDVITERKKAEAELVRFNRLYDVLSQVNQAVVRANDSASFLDTTCDIMADRGGFDLAWIGQLKPDSKSIIPISAAGKARDYLDGIDVIADDSPKGRGPVGMSIRHKAPYIIENFMTDKRAAYWNNRARAFHFGGVGAFPIFVNGDIWGALGVYSSTVGYFGDKEVKLLEEAAGDIGFALQNIERERLRIAAEFRIQAAADEWMTTFDSIKDMVAIVDQDHIIRRVNRAFSDMLNAAPGDLLGQHCYKVIHCMNQPHPSCPHARTLISRKAESSEYFDKKLKKWVEASSSPIFDDDGALVGSVHIIKDISARKRAEEEKQLLRDKAEIASRLATVGEMAAGIAHEINNPLTGVIGFSEMLMDQDVTPEIKEQLQIINDGSKRVKDIVKRMLTFARQSKPMKSRIDIHELIENTLEIRGYVLKTANIEVARDYGQDLPWITVDPGQLQQVFLNLIVNAEYAMKQNQGIKGILTVSTRKKADKMVLSFSDNGCGMSKETVGKLFQPFFTTKNPGEGTGLGLSVSRSIILEHGGEIQVESKPGSGSTFTVELPINAEPEVIEETAPEDSGIPTSNTKARVMVIDDEPAVRSLIEKILVREGHSVQNIENPNDVLEILKETAFDVILLDIRLPGISGIELYGDIILIHPELKEKVIFITGDTADANVREFIANHRANWITKPFDRATFLKKFNEVLLRK, from the coding sequence ATGACAGGCTATACCGGTAAAGACTTTAACCTCTTGTTCTCGAAGATGAGTGAAGGGGTTGCCATCCATGAACTCATCTTTGACAGCGCAGGAAAGCCGGTCGATTACCGCATTCTGGATGTGAATCCAAGTTTCGAAACCTTAACTAGCATCCCAAAAAGCAAGGCGGCCGGCGCCAGGGCTTCCGAGATTTATGGCACCGGAACCGCTCCCTTCTTGGAAATCTACTCACGGGCCTCATCTTCAGGCAAACCAGAATCCTTCGAAACATATTTTCCGCCCATGGAAAAGTATTTTTCGATTTCGGTTGTTTCCATGCACCATGGAGTCTTCGCAACCATATTCAATGACATTACGGAACTCAAGAAAGCAGCGAACCGCACCGAGCAGTTGAACCAGTTCCTGCTGGCCCTGCGAAACGTCAACCAGTTGATCACCCATGTGAAACGAGACCCCCAGCGTTTGATCGACGAGATCACCCGGACGCTGGTCCAGAGCTGCAACTACTCACACGTCTGGATGGTCCTTCTGAACCGGGACCATCAGGCGACAGCCGTCACTTCATCCAGTCCTTCCGAGTATTGGGACAAATTGAACCAGGAATTCAAGAAAGATAATATCCCTCCATGCGCAAAAGACGCCATAGAAAAAGGCAAGACCGTAGTGGTCAGCGCGATTTCGGATTACTGCACCCATTGTCCCCTCGCGAGGAGCGAGATCACCAAGCTCGTCGCCCCGTTAGTTCACGATAACAAGCTCTGGGGCGTTATCGCCGTCGACATAGCCTCGGGCGCTTTTATCGGCGAAGAGGAATTGAGTCTTTTCGACGAGATGGCCGGAGATATCGCCTTCGCCTTAAGCGACATCGAAAACGAAGAAGCCAGGATCAGAACCGAAAAAGCTTTGGCAGAGTCCGAGATCCGGTATCACTCCCTGTTCAATAACAGCAACGACGCCATATACGTCCACATCGAGGGAATCACCGGGCGATTCATCGATGTAAACGACCGAGCCTGCCAATTACTGGGCTACAGCCGCGAAGAATTGCTGGAGATGTGCCCGAATGACATCAATGACCCGGATTATTTCAGTCGAATGCCCGAGAATCCGGAGAGCCTGCTCAAAGACGGAAAAGGCGTCTTTGAAATGGTCCATGTCGCCAAAGACGGGAGGCGCATACCTGTCGAACTGAGCACCGGACCCTTGACCCTCGGCGGGGTTTCGCTCTATATGACCATCGCCAGGGACCTGACCGAACGTAAAAAGACGGAAGCCGAGCTCAAGAACTTGTCCAAATTCCCGGAAGAAAACCCCAATCCCGTGGTGAGAGTAGCCGAAGACGGTACCCTCCTGTACGCTAACCCGGCGAGTTCACCGGTTATTGAATTTTTTGGCGCTTCAACCGGTGAAAAAGTCAGGGATGACCTTGGCACCATGGTCAAGGCGGTTCTTGGCGGCCAAACTCCGGACCGACTGGAAATCAAATGGCAGGACAAGATCTACCGTTTCGTGCTGGCGCCGATCAGCGAATCCAGATATGTCAATTTTTACGGCGAGGATATCACCAAGAGAAGGAAGTCTGAGAAGGCGCTGGCCGAAAGTGAAAGCCGCTTCCGCTCCTTGTTCGAGCACATGATCAACGGCTTCACCTACTGCCAGATGATATTCGAGGGAGATAATCCGGTCGACTTCATCTACATTCAAGTCAACGAGGCATTCCCCGTTCTCACCGGACTTGACAATGTCACCGGCAAAAAGGTCTCGGAAGTTATTCCGGGCATCCGAGAGTCCGACCCAATACTCTTTGAAAGATACGGCCGGGTGGCTTTAACCGGAATTCCCGAACGTTTCGAGACTTACGTCGAAGCGTTGAAAATGTGGTTCGAGATCGCGGTGTACAGCCCGGCCAAAGGCTATTTCGTGGCCGTGTTCGATGTCATCACCGAAAGAAAAAAAGCTGAAGCCGAGCTTGTCCGCTTCAATCGCCTTTACGATGTTCTGAGCCAGGTCAACCAGGCAGTTGTCCGGGCAAACGACAGTGCGTCTTTCCTGGATACCACCTGCGATATCATGGCGGACCGCGGGGGTTTCGATCTGGCTTGGATCGGACAACTCAAACCGGATTCAAAATCCATAATTCCGATCTCTGCGGCGGGCAAGGCAAGGGATTACCTCGATGGTATCGACGTTATTGCCGATGATTCGCCTAAGGGAAGAGGCCCAGTGGGTATGAGTATCCGGCATAAAGCTCCTTATATCATCGAAAACTTCATGACTGATAAGCGAGCTGCTTACTGGAACAACCGCGCCCGTGCTTTCCATTTCGGGGGTGTCGGCGCTTTCCCGATTTTCGTCAACGGAGATATATGGGGCGCACTGGGAGTGTATTCTTCAACCGTCGGCTACTTCGGTGATAAAGAGGTCAAACTGCTCGAGGAGGCCGCCGGCGATATCGGTTTCGCCCTTCAAAACATCGAAAGAGAACGTCTTAGGATCGCCGCGGAATTCAGAATTCAAGCCGCCGCAGACGAATGGATGACGACCTTCGATTCTATCAAAGACATGGTCGCCATCGTTGACCAGGATCACATCATCAGACGTGTGAACAGGGCTTTTTCGGACATGTTAAACGCTGCTCCTGGGGATTTGCTGGGACAACATTGTTATAAGGTCATCCACTGCATGAACCAGCCTCACCCATCATGCCCCCATGCCAGAACCCTGATTTCGCGAAAGGCCGAATCCAGCGAATATTTCGATAAAAAACTGAAAAAGTGGGTCGAAGCCAGTTCTTCGCCGATTTTCGACGACGACGGCGCTCTGGTCGGTTCCGTCCATATCATCAAGGATATCTCGGCACGAAAACGCGCTGAAGAGGAAAAGCAACTGCTCAGAGACAAGGCTGAGATCGCCAGCCGCCTAGCGACGGTGGGTGAGATGGCCGCGGGAATCGCCCATGAAATCAACAACCCGTTGACGGGCGTAATCGGATTCTCGGAGATGCTGATGGACCAGGATGTTACTCCGGAAATCAAGGAACAACTCCAGATAATCAACGACGGCAGTAAAAGGGTAAAAGACATCGTCAAGCGGATGCTGACGTTCGCCCGCCAGTCCAAGCCGATGAAAAGCCGGATCGATATCCATGAACTTATCGAAAACACGCTGGAAATCCGCGGCTACGTCCTTAAGACCGCCAATATTGAAGTGGCGAGGGACTACGGGCAGGACCTGCCGTGGATCACCGTCGACCCGGGCCAGTTGCAGCAGGTGTTTCTCAACCTGATAGTCAACGCCGAGTACGCCATGAAACAAAACCAGGGTATAAAGGGAATTTTGACCGTCAGCACCCGAAAAAAAGCCGACAAAATGGTCCTATCCTTCAGCGATAACGGCTGCGGGATGTCGAAGGAAACCGTAGGCAAGCTGTTTCAGCCCTTCTTCACCACTAAAAACCCGGGAGAGGGCACCGGGCTGGGGTTGAGCGTGTCGCGTTCGATCATCCTGGAACACGGCGGCGAGATACAGGTTGAAAGCAAGCCCGGATCAGGCAGCACGTTCACCGTGGAACTTCCAATCAACGCTGAACCCGAGGTAATCGAGGAGACAGCCCCGGAAGATTCAGGCATTCCGACTTCCAACACAAAAGCGCGGGTAATGGTTATCGATGACGAACCTGCGGTCAGGTCGCTTATCGAAAAAATCCTGGTGAGGGAAGGCCATTCCGTCCAAAACATTGAGAACCCGAACGACGTACTTGAAATTCTTAAAGAGACTGCCTTTGACGTCATCCTGCTGGACATCAGGTTGCCGGGTATCAGCGGAATAGAGTTATACGGCGATATCATCCTGATTCATCCCGAATTGAAAGAAAAGGTCATCTTTATCACCGGAGATACCGCGGATGCCAACGTCAGGGAATTCATCGCCAATCACCGTGCGAACTGGATAACCAAGCCGTTTGACCGCGCCACTTTCCTGAAGAAGTTCAACGAGGTTTTGCTCAGGAAGTGA
- a CDS encoding DegV family protein, with protein sequence MTVKIVTDTTADLPASIVAELGIKVVPQYVRFGEKVYRDLVEISHDEFYRRLQSDSVHPSTSQPSPKDFVDVYKSILPAKDGIISLHLSKKLSGTYDSALQAKQMMTKEANIEVIDTQSVSMGLGLFAIMAARMAKQGASLAEIASAVNDAIPQVRLLGIFDTLKYLAAGGRIGKAKALLGSILSVKPVLTVKEGEMHPAGQVRSRSKGIDRLVEWTRTVGKIADLAVVHTTTPDEAMALADRLGVYFPKNQIIISRLGAALGAHAGPGTLFVVTRST encoded by the coding sequence ATGACCGTTAAAATAGTCACCGACACCACCGCAGATTTACCCGCTTCTATCGTGGCAGAACTTGGTATTAAAGTAGTACCCCAGTACGTCAGATTCGGCGAAAAGGTTTACCGGGACCTGGTCGAGATTTCTCACGATGAATTTTACCGGCGCCTGCAGAGCGATTCCGTCCACCCGAGCACGTCTCAACCCTCCCCTAAGGATTTTGTCGACGTATACAAATCCATCCTGCCGGCCAAAGACGGCATTATCTCCCTCCACCTATCCAAGAAGCTCAGCGGCACCTACGATTCGGCGCTCCAGGCCAAGCAAATGATGACCAAAGAAGCCAACATCGAAGTGATAGATACCCAGTCGGTTTCCATGGGCCTGGGGCTTTTTGCCATCATGGCGGCGAGAATGGCCAAGCAGGGCGCTTCCCTGGCTGAAATCGCCAGCGCGGTCAACGACGCCATCCCGCAAGTCCGGCTGCTGGGCATTTTCGACACCTTAAAGTACCTGGCGGCGGGCGGCCGGATCGGGAAAGCCAAGGCCTTGCTGGGATCCATTCTTTCGGTAAAACCCGTCCTGACAGTGAAAGAAGGCGAAATGCACCCGGCCGGCCAGGTCAGGAGCCGGTCCAAAGGCATCGACCGGTTGGTGGAGTGGACCCGGACGGTGGGGAAAATCGCCGATCTGGCGGTGGTGCATACCACTACCCCCGATGAAGCCATGGCGCTGGCCGACCGCCTGGGGGTATATTTCCCCAAAAACCAGATCATCATATCGCGGTTAGGCGCTGCGTTGGGGGCCCACGCCGGCCCGGGGACACTGTTCGTGGTAACGCGCTCGACGTAA
- a CDS encoding glycerol-3-phosphate acyltransferase, whose protein sequence is MLLEGTIVSNIAVLVAAYFIGAFPQLLLMAKYHHIEPVGDLHHAIWKKAGPVWGLSASAIDVLKGIGTVWLARSLDFEIPIVVLAALAATCGQMWPVFKKFDGEKGNTTGFGAAANLAFWPAMICLTPVFLAIISKVIKAFRLKGVPREQRLRTGAGQSNALPLGVGVAFLVLPLAAYLLNESTAVVAGFAALFVLVMVRRLTAGLSADLATSFPRGQIFWSRLLLDRPIAAEA, encoded by the coding sequence ATGCTTCTGGAGGGAACCATAGTCTCAAACATCGCGGTCCTGGTCGCGGCGTACTTTATCGGCGCCTTCCCCCAGCTTCTTCTGATGGCGAAGTACCACCATATCGAACCCGTGGGTGACCTGCACCACGCCATCTGGAAGAAAGCCGGCCCGGTTTGGGGGCTGTCGGCCAGCGCTATCGACGTTTTGAAAGGAATCGGCACCGTTTGGCTGGCCCGTTCCCTGGATTTTGAAATCCCGATCGTTGTCCTGGCGGCTCTGGCGGCTACCTGCGGTCAGATGTGGCCGGTGTTCAAGAAATTCGACGGTGAAAAGGGCAATACCACCGGTTTCGGAGCCGCGGCAAACCTGGCTTTCTGGCCGGCGATGATCTGTCTCACTCCGGTTTTTCTGGCGATCATCTCCAAGGTCATCAAGGCATTCCGGTTGAAGGGCGTCCCGCGGGAGCAGCGCTTACGGACCGGCGCCGGCCAAAGCAACGCCTTGCCCCTGGGAGTGGGCGTCGCCTTCCTGGTCTTGCCGCTGGCGGCTTACCTTTTGAATGAATCAACGGCCGTGGTAGCCGGGTTTGCGGCTCTTTTCGTTCTCGTGATGGTAAGACGGTTGACCGCGGGGCTTTCAGCGGACCTGGCGACCAGTTTTCCTCGAGGCCAAATTTTCTGGTCTCGCCTGCTGCTTGACCGCCCGATAGCGGCGGAAGCCTGA
- a CDS encoding DUF4118 domain-containing protein: MLLKLMRLNVPAWLSYSLAFGFVAFATWLKVLAEPNVIPQNVPITYFLAIVPAAIFLGMGPAIAACILSLFAFDYFFVSPLHTLLDLSHTENLPILAIFLFVGILFSYLTSNLRQENIKANKEIEIRKEKETELKKLKENLEFQVEARTNELQEALENVGHERSLLTTVMNSAGDSHLVFLDKDFNFVLVNETYAKSCGYKPEEMIGKNHFALYPHEENQAIFTKVRDTGISVSYRDKPFEFPDQPERGTTYWDWTLVPIKNDSEVQGLVFSLTETTNRKKAEQSLESFNQELERRVDERTLELIEARDALLEQLALRAKAEESLRSLSSRLLNIQEEERRLIAKELHDEVGQNLTVLKMLLGRAIQGVPNEAKTLLKSASGTVTELIKEIRTLSMSLRPSVLDDLGLVPGLESLFKQINTLAGLSIHFEHDEIEGLHQDVSLVVYRIIQEALTNIMRHAGVKEASVSIKANDGQIALKIEDQGIGFEQSSLQINRSTGLSAMKERAALVGGRLAIESEPGKGTKIEAILPISPASGLENRHTVE, encoded by the coding sequence ATGCTTTTGAAACTTATGCGGCTAAACGTTCCTGCGTGGCTGAGCTATTCTCTTGCTTTTGGTTTCGTCGCATTTGCAACCTGGTTAAAAGTCCTCGCCGAACCCAACGTCATCCCGCAAAATGTGCCCATAACTTATTTCTTAGCAATAGTCCCAGCCGCAATTTTTCTTGGCATGGGACCAGCAATTGCAGCTTGCATACTGAGTCTTTTTGCCTTTGACTATTTTTTTGTTTCACCACTGCATACGCTATTAGATCTTTCACACACCGAGAATCTTCCGATCTTAGCTATATTTTTATTCGTTGGTATTTTATTCAGTTATCTTACATCGAATCTGCGCCAGGAAAACATCAAAGCGAACAAAGAAATAGAGATCCGCAAAGAAAAAGAAACGGAACTTAAAAAACTAAAGGAAAATCTAGAATTTCAGGTTGAAGCCAGAACCAACGAGTTACAAGAAGCATTGGAAAATGTCGGACACGAAAGATCGCTGTTAACAACGGTGATGAACAGCGCCGGGGATTCCCACCTGGTATTTCTCGACAAAGATTTCAATTTTGTGCTGGTTAACGAAACATACGCCAAATCGTGCGGCTATAAACCAGAAGAAATGATCGGCAAAAACCATTTCGCCCTGTATCCTCACGAAGAAAATCAAGCCATTTTCACCAAAGTTCGGGACACGGGCATCTCCGTTTCCTACCGTGACAAGCCATTTGAGTTTCCCGATCAACCGGAACGCGGTACCACCTATTGGGACTGGACTCTCGTTCCCATTAAAAATGATAGCGAAGTACAGGGGCTTGTGTTCAGCCTGACCGAAACGACCAACCGGAAAAAGGCGGAACAGTCACTGGAGTCATTCAACCAGGAACTCGAGCGCCGGGTCGATGAGCGGACACTCGAACTGATCGAAGCCCGTGACGCGCTGTTAGAGCAATTGGCGCTTCGCGCCAAGGCCGAAGAGTCCTTAAGGTCCCTGTCATCCCGGCTTCTCAACATCCAGGAAGAAGAGAGGCGTTTGATCGCCAAGGAATTGCATGACGAGGTCGGTCAGAACCTGACTGTACTCAAGATGCTTCTGGGTAGGGCCATTCAAGGAGTCCCCAATGAAGCAAAAACTCTTTTAAAAAGCGCATCGGGGACGGTAACCGAACTTATCAAAGAAATCCGGACGTTATCAATGTCATTGAGACCTAGTGTCCTGGACGATCTGGGGCTTGTGCCCGGGTTAGAATCTCTTTTCAAGCAAATCAACACTCTTGCCGGGCTTTCGATACACTTTGAGCATGACGAGATCGAAGGGTTACATCAAGACGTTTCCCTTGTCGTATATCGGATTATTCAGGAGGCACTAACCAATATCATGCGCCACGCGGGCGTTAAGGAGGCTTCGGTCTCTATTAAAGCTAACGACGGCCAGATCGCACTCAAAATCGAAGACCAGGGGATAGGTTTTGAACAATCTTCCCTTCAAATCAACAGGTCGACAGGCCTCTCAGCCATGAAAGAACGCGCTGCCCTGGTGGGTGGAAGACTTGCGATAGAATCTGAACCGGGGAAGGGAACGAAGATCGAGGCAATTTTGCCGATATCACCAGCGTCTGGGCTCGAGAACCGCCACACGGTTGAATAG
- the ybeY gene encoding rRNA maturation RNase YbeY, with protein sequence MRIDITVDKEFKKSLSVPWLRAIARRILIAQCAEASSEVGIYITGQDKIRELNRVYRKKDCPTDVLSFSFFVKEASADATTHPDFPPALNGGINLGEVVISLPQAEIQAAEYGHSLKRELARLLIHGIMHLLGFDHEIEADAVIMEDRELQILKTLESELS encoded by the coding sequence ATGAGAATCGATATCACCGTCGACAAAGAATTTAAAAAGTCCCTGTCTGTTCCCTGGCTGCGGGCTATTGCCCGGCGCATCCTCATCGCGCAGTGCGCCGAGGCGTCATCCGAGGTCGGCATCTATATCACCGGCCAGGATAAAATCCGGGAGTTGAACCGCGTTTACCGGAAGAAGGACTGTCCGACCGATGTGCTTTCCTTCTCCTTCTTCGTCAAAGAAGCCTCCGCCGACGCTACCACCCACCCGGATTTTCCCCCGGCGCTCAACGGCGGTATCAACCTCGGTGAAGTTGTCATCTCGCTCCCCCAGGCGGAGATCCAGGCCGCGGAGTACGGGCATTCACTTAAGCGGGAACTGGCGCGGCTGCTGATCCACGGCATCATGCATCTCCTCGGTTTCGACCACGAGATTGAAGCCGACGCCGTCATCATGGAAGACCGCGAATTGCAGATTTTGAAAACCCTGGAGTCCGAGCTTTCGTGA
- a CDS encoding phospholipid carrier-dependent glycosyltransferase — MTKIKTALKRFAGWKHAWLLAILIASMILHLGLLWFPKDLVLDEQYYIVSARDYLVQGVLHQPEHPPLGKVIITFGMQVFGDNQFGWRFMPALFGVGSVFFFYLILRRFNFSNLATNLAVTLFAFENSVFTMASVAMLDIFNVFFMLAGLWAYLARRYPLAVVFLVMSTLVKLTGLLGIVIIGIHWLVFRRDKALQLAVSGLVAYVVAILAVPVMEFALAGEWSNPLTRAAQLFTIPATITFANSTHPSALHPWQWVLGYHVMPFWWTPQYMSAVTPTVWAATIPVFGWTTWLSWWRRNEAAVFAAAWIFATLILWIIIGGITNRITYIFYFVPIVGGIILGLALFIDKAMAWAKRPRQLLLSIDNKPRFKDRLVAWSRRRNWKKITGVTLAVFMTVHVILFWVFSPFNWLWPVIHP; from the coding sequence ATGACAAAGATAAAAACCGCGCTTAAACGCTTTGCCGGTTGGAAGCATGCATGGCTTCTGGCCATTCTCATCGCATCGATGATCCTGCACCTGGGGCTCCTGTGGTTTCCCAAGGACCTGGTGCTGGATGAGCAATACTATATCGTGTCGGCGCGCGACTATTTGGTACAGGGAGTTTTACACCAGCCGGAACACCCTCCACTCGGGAAGGTCATCATCACTTTCGGAATGCAGGTCTTCGGCGACAACCAGTTCGGCTGGCGTTTCATGCCGGCGCTTTTTGGCGTCGGTTCTGTATTCTTCTTTTACCTCATCCTGAGAAGGTTCAATTTTTCCAACCTCGCTACCAATTTAGCCGTTACCTTGTTCGCTTTCGAGAACTCGGTTTTCACCATGGCCTCGGTGGCGATGCTGGACATCTTCAATGTCTTTTTCATGCTGGCCGGCCTATGGGCTTATCTCGCCCGGAGATACCCCCTGGCGGTCGTGTTCCTGGTCATGTCTACACTTGTCAAACTCACCGGGCTGCTGGGGATCGTCATCATCGGCATCCACTGGCTGGTGTTCCGCCGGGATAAGGCGCTCCAGCTGGCGGTCTCCGGTCTCGTGGCTTACGTTGTCGCCATCCTGGCGGTGCCGGTGATGGAATTCGCCCTGGCCGGGGAATGGAGCAACCCGCTAACCCGGGCCGCCCAGTTGTTCACCATCCCCGCCACCATCACCTTTGCCAATTCGACCCATCCCTCCGCCCTCCACCCCTGGCAATGGGTACTCGGGTATCACGTCATGCCGTTCTGGTGGACGCCCCAGTATATGTCGGCGGTGACCCCCACTGTCTGGGCTGCGACTATCCCAGTATTCGGATGGACAACCTGGCTTTCATGGTGGCGACGCAACGAGGCGGCGGTCTTCGCCGCCGCCTGGATTTTTGCCACCCTGATCCTTTGGATCATCATCGGCGGCATCACCAATCGCATTACATATATCTTTTACTTCGTGCCCATCGTCGGAGGCATAATACTTGGGCTTGCCCTGTTCATAGACAAAGCCATGGCCTGGGCAAAACGCCCCCGTCAGCTACTGCTTTCCATCGACAACAAGCCCCGGTTTAAAGATCGGCTGGTTGCCTGGAGCAGGCGCCGCAACTGGAAGAAGATTACCGGCGTGACCCTCGCGGTGTTCATGACCGTCCATGTGATCCTGTTCTGGGTCTTTTCGCCTTTCAACTGGCTCTGGCCGGTCATTCACCCTTGA